The following proteins are co-located in the Trichormus variabilis 0441 genome:
- a CDS encoding hybrid sensor histidine kinase/response regulator — MSVLNMNHDEYNQESLKNVNKQAQEALQQQIERQRLVMAIAVRIRESLRLNEVLNTTVAEVRQFLQADRVFIYRFAPNYSGCVVVESVGDNWRAVLNAQVEDTYFMETHGEKYRQGGLQAIADIYAEDISECHRDLLIQFQVKANLVVPILQGEKLWGLLVTNQCGTSRHWQSWEIDLLQQLATQVGIAIQQSELYEQVRAELKERKQAEQKVREQAALLDIATDAILVRDFHSQILFWNKAAERLYGWQAHEAIGKNSEELLFKESSSQLELVRNHVLEHGSWQGELNKITKSGKEIIVESRWNLMFDESGQPKSILTVDTDITEKKQLQAQFLRAQRMESLGTLASGIAHDLNNILTPIMASIQLLALKSSSNDARNHQLLKILEHNSKRAADLVKQILTFARGSETRGVTLQIEPLLLEIEQILNSTFPKSIKITKHLPPENLWTIQADPTQIHQVLMNLCVNARDAMPGNGTLSIFAENLLVDKNFAKMNLDAEVGPYVVITIADTGFGIPPLILERIFEPFFTTKESGKGTGLGLSTVIGIVKNHGGFVNVNSEIGKGSQFQVFLPAVEDRAKQQVEDLDLPAGQGELILIVDDEAAIVEITKTSLEDYNYKTLTAKNGIEAIALYAQHQDKISMVLMDIMMPSMDGLTAIRILQEMNPQLKIIAISGITGNNQLAEAANAGVNAFLRKPYNIYDLVHAIHNIFHQVTQ; from the coding sequence ATGAGTGTATTAAATATGAATCATGATGAGTATAATCAAGAGTCATTAAAAAACGTAAACAAACAAGCCCAAGAAGCACTACAACAGCAAATTGAACGGCAGCGATTGGTAATGGCGATCGCAGTACGTATTCGTGAGAGTTTACGTCTCAATGAAGTTTTAAACACCACTGTGGCGGAAGTACGCCAGTTCCTTCAGGCAGACCGAGTGTTTATTTACCGCTTTGCACCAAATTACAGTGGGTGTGTAGTGGTGGAATCTGTTGGTGATAATTGGCGTGCTGTATTGAATGCCCAAGTGGAAGATACTTACTTCATGGAAACTCACGGAGAAAAATATAGACAAGGAGGCTTACAGGCGATCGCAGACATTTATGCAGAAGATATCAGCGAATGTCACCGGGATTTACTAATTCAATTCCAGGTCAAAGCAAACTTGGTAGTCCCTATTTTGCAGGGGGAAAAGCTATGGGGGTTATTAGTTACCAACCAGTGTGGAACATCAAGACATTGGCAGTCTTGGGAAATCGATTTACTCCAACAATTAGCAACCCAAGTAGGTATCGCCATTCAGCAATCGGAACTATACGAGCAGGTACGTGCTGAACTCAAAGAGCGCAAGCAAGCAGAACAGAAAGTCCGTGAACAAGCAGCCCTATTGGATATTGCGACTGATGCAATTTTAGTCCGAGATTTTCATAGCCAAATCTTGTTTTGGAATAAGGCGGCGGAGCGTCTATATGGTTGGCAAGCTCATGAGGCTATAGGAAAAAATTCTGAGGAACTTTTATTCAAAGAAAGCTCCTCTCAACTGGAATTAGTTCGCAACCACGTCTTGGAGCATGGTTCATGGCAAGGTGAATTAAATAAAATCACAAAATCCGGTAAAGAAATCATTGTAGAAAGCCGTTGGAATCTGATGTTTGATGAATCAGGCCAACCTAAATCTATTTTGACTGTGGACACAGACATCACCGAAAAAAAACAACTGCAAGCTCAATTTCTCCGCGCTCAACGCATGGAAAGTCTGGGTACACTAGCTAGCGGTATTGCCCATGACCTCAACAACATCTTGACACCTATCATGGCTTCTATTCAGTTGTTGGCGCTCAAGTCTTCCAGTAACGATGCTCGTAACCATCAATTGCTGAAGATTCTGGAACATAACTCTAAACGTGCAGCCGATTTAGTCAAACAGATTTTAACATTTGCACGGGGTTCAGAAACCAGGGGTGTGACTTTGCAAATCGAACCTTTACTGTTAGAAATTGAACAGATTCTCAACAGCACATTTCCCAAATCTATCAAAATTACTAAGCATCTACCGCCTGAAAACCTATGGACTATTCAGGCAGATCCTACACAAATACATCAAGTGTTGATGAATCTGTGCGTTAATGCTCGTGATGCGATGCCGGGAAATGGTACCCTCTCCATATTTGCAGAAAATCTCCTGGTAGATAAGAATTTTGCCAAGATGAATTTAGACGCTGAGGTAGGCCCCTATGTAGTCATCACCATTGCGGATACTGGATTTGGCATTCCACCATTAATTTTAGAGCGAATTTTTGAACCCTTTTTCACTACCAAAGAATCAGGTAAAGGTACTGGGCTTGGTCTTTCCACTGTGATTGGTATTGTCAAGAACCACGGCGGTTTTGTGAATGTGAATAGCGAAATCGGCAAAGGTAGCCAGTTTCAGGTGTTTTTGCCGGCTGTCGAGGATAGAGCAAAACAGCAAGTAGAAGACCTTGATTTGCCTGCTGGTCAAGGAGAATTGATTCTGATTGTAGATGATGAAGCCGCTATTGTAGAAATTACCAAGACTTCTTTAGAAGACTACAACTACAAAACTCTAACTGCCAAAAATGGGATTGAGGCGATCGCTCTCTATGCCCAACATCAAGATAAAATCAGCATGGTGCTGATGGATATAATGATGCCCTCAATGGATGGGTTAACTGCCATTCGGATTCTGCAAGAAATGAATCCACAACTCAAAATTATTGCTATTAGTGGCATCACTGGCAATAACCAACTTGCGGAAGCTGCTAACGCTGGTGTCAATGCCTTTTTGCGAAAGCCTTACAACATCTATGATTTAGTCCACGCTATTCACAACATCTTCCATCAGGTGACACAATAG
- a CDS encoding ParA family protein, whose amino-acid sequence MGYVIATANMKGGVGKTTLTVNLATCLAKNYGKRVLVLDLDTQISATLSLMSPLDFAKRRKQRLTFRYLIDDVINPDPNGKLTINDIIQTNVCNLPGLNLLPGDIDLYDEFVVSEMLHRQTVALGEQDFENVWNRFERVLINNILKPVRDEYDFILLDCAPGYNLMTRSALAASDFYLLPAKPEPLSVVGIQLLERRIGQLKDSHEQEAKINIKMLGIVFSMCNTNLLTGRYYKQVMHRVVEDFGVEQICKAQIPVDINVAKAVDSFMPAVLNAPQSAGSKAFLQLTQELLQKL is encoded by the coding sequence ATGGGATATGTAATTGCTACAGCAAATATGAAAGGCGGTGTCGGGAAAACTACCCTCACCGTGAACTTAGCCACCTGTTTGGCGAAAAATTATGGCAAACGGGTGCTGGTGCTGGATTTAGATACGCAAATCAGCGCTACACTCAGCTTGATGTCACCTTTAGATTTTGCCAAGCGGCGCAAACAAAGATTAACTTTCAGATATCTAATCGATGATGTGATTAATCCAGACCCCAACGGCAAGTTGACAATCAACGATATTATTCAAACTAACGTCTGTAATCTCCCCGGACTGAATTTATTACCAGGAGATATCGACTTATATGATGAATTTGTCGTTTCAGAAATGCTGCATAGACAAACAGTAGCTCTGGGTGAACAAGACTTTGAAAATGTTTGGAACCGCTTTGAAAGAGTCTTGATTAATAACATCTTAAAACCCGTACGGGATGAATATGATTTTATTCTTTTAGATTGCGCCCCCGGTTATAATTTAATGACTCGTAGCGCCCTAGCTGCCAGTGATTTTTATCTATTACCCGCCAAGCCAGAACCCTTATCTGTGGTGGGTATTCAACTTTTAGAAAGACGCATTGGACAATTAAAAGATAGTCATGAACAAGAAGCGAAGATAAATATTAAAATGCTGGGAATTGTCTTTAGTATGTGCAACACTAATCTACTGACTGGTAGATATTACAAACAAGTAATGCACCGAGTTGTTGAAGATTTTGGTGTAGAACAAATTTGTAAGGCACAAATACCCGTCGATATTAATGTTGCGAAAGCAGTAGATAGTTTTATGCCGGCTGTGTTGAATGCACCCCAGTCAGCCGGTTCTAAGGCATTTTTGCAGTTGACTCAAGAGTTGTTGCAGAAGTTGTAA
- a CDS encoding Uma2 family endonuclease produces MNTQSPVATDILGMVLKMQPNIIISDEQLFDFCQVNRDFRIERNHLGELLIMPPTGAETDERNFNLIVQLGIWTKQNGTGVGFGSSGGFTLPNGAVRSPDAAWIQKARWEAIPVEQRKKFAPICPEFVVELRSETDSLQTLQEKMQEYIDNGTELGWLIDRKQRKVFIYRPDQAIKELDNPSTLSGEDILPGFVLDLSQIW; encoded by the coding sequence ATGAACACGCAATCACCTGTAGCCACAGACATCTTAGGAATGGTGCTGAAAATGCAACCAAACATAATCATTAGTGACGAGCAATTATTTGATTTCTGTCAAGTAAATCGTGATTTTCGCATTGAACGTAATCACCTTGGAGAATTATTGATTATGCCACCCACAGGCGCAGAAACAGATGAACGCAATTTTAATTTAATTGTCCAGTTAGGTATTTGGACAAAGCAAAATGGTACAGGTGTAGGTTTTGGTTCTAGCGGTGGTTTTACCTTACCTAACGGTGCAGTGCGTTCTCCTGATGCAGCCTGGATTCAAAAAGCAAGATGGGAAGCAATACCTGTAGAACAAAGAAAGAAATTTGCCCCTATTTGTCCTGAATTTGTAGTGGAATTGCGTTCAGAGACAGATAGTTTGCAAACATTACAAGAAAAGATGCAGGAATATATAGATAATGGTACAGAATTAGGTTGGTTAATAGATAGAAAACAACGTAAGGTATTTATTTATCGTCCCGATCAAGCTATAAAAGAATTAGATAATCCTTCGACATTAAGCGGCGAAGATATATTACCAGGATTTGTTTTAGATTTAAGTCAAATTTGGTAA
- the ileS gene encoding isoleucine--tRNA ligase, producing the protein MTETGSYKDTVNLPKTNFDMRANAIKREPEIQKFWEENKIFERLSQNNPGELFILHDGPPYANGSLHIGHALNKILKDIINRYQLLQGRKVRYVPGWDCHGLPIELKVLQNLKSAERQNLTPLQLRQKAKEFALATVDDQRQNFKRYGVWGDWDHPYLTLKPEYEAAQIGVFGQMVLKGYIYRGLKPVHWSPSSKTALAEAELEYPEGHTSRSIYAAFPVTGLAEAVKSVLGEYLPDLGVAIWTTTPWTIPGNLAVAVNGDLNYAVVEVAQIDVETQSNFKYLIVAAELVERLAATISAQLTVKATFKGKELEHTTYRHPLFDRESPVVVGGDYITTESGTGLVHTAPGHGQEDYVVGLRYGLPILAPVDDNGDFTQEAGEFAGLNVLGDGNQAVIDALTAAGSLLKEEAYAHKYPYDWRTKKPTIFRATEQWFASVEGFRDEALKAIATVKWIPAQGENRITPMVAERSDWCISRQRSWGVPIPVFYDEETGEPLLNEETINYVQAIIAEKGSDAWWELSVEELLPESYRNNGRSYRRGTDTMDVWFDSGSSWASVVKQRPELRYPADMYLEGSDQHRGWFQSSLLTSVAVNGIAPYKTVLTHGFVLDEQGRKMSKSEGNVVDPKILISGGKDQKKEPPYGADVMRLWASSVDYTGDVRLGGNIIKQLNDVRGKIRNTARFLLGSLHDFDPEKNAVQFEEMPQLDRYMLHRIREVFQEVTEAFESFQFFRFFQTVQNFCVVDLSNFYLDVAKDRLYISAPDAFRRRSCQTVIHIALQNLARAIAPVLCHTAEDIWQYLPYKTPYKSVFEAGWVQVEKKWHNPELAEFWQQLRQLRTDVNKVLEQARVEKMIGSSLEAKALIYVKDANSRNAIATLNPEVGNGVDELRYLFLTSQVELLDSADKLQDGKYTSQSDNWGIGVVNAEGQKCDRCWNYSTHVGESQEHPLLCERCVPALAGEF; encoded by the coding sequence GTGACAGAAACTGGAAGCTACAAAGATACCGTAAATTTACCCAAGACAAATTTTGATATGCGGGCGAACGCCATCAAGCGCGAACCAGAAATCCAAAAGTTTTGGGAAGAAAATAAAATTTTTGAACGCCTGTCGCAAAATAATCCAGGTGAATTATTTATACTGCACGATGGGCCTCCCTACGCTAATGGCTCACTCCATATTGGTCATGCCTTAAATAAAATTCTCAAAGATATTATTAATCGTTACCAACTGCTGCAAGGTCGGAAGGTGCGATATGTGCCTGGTTGGGACTGTCACGGCTTACCGATTGAGTTGAAAGTTTTGCAAAATCTCAAGTCAGCAGAACGGCAAAATTTAACACCACTACAACTGCGGCAAAAGGCTAAAGAGTTTGCCTTGGCTACTGTTGATGACCAACGCCAAAATTTTAAACGTTATGGTGTTTGGGGTGACTGGGATCATCCATATCTGACCCTGAAGCCTGAATATGAGGCGGCGCAGATTGGTGTGTTTGGGCAGATGGTCTTAAAAGGATATATATATCGGGGGTTAAAACCTGTTCACTGGAGTCCCAGTTCTAAGACAGCTTTGGCTGAGGCGGAATTAGAATATCCAGAAGGGCATACTTCCCGGAGTATCTATGCGGCTTTTCCGGTAACTGGTCTGGCTGAGGCTGTTAAGTCTGTTTTGGGTGAGTATTTGCCTGATTTGGGTGTGGCTATCTGGACTACTACGCCTTGGACAATTCCGGGGAATTTGGCTGTGGCCGTCAATGGCGACTTGAATTATGCTGTGGTGGAAGTTGCACAGATAGATGTAGAGACGCAAAGTAATTTCAAGTATCTCATCGTGGCGGCGGAGTTGGTGGAACGGTTGGCGGCGACTATCTCGGCGCAGTTGACTGTGAAGGCTACTTTTAAGGGTAAGGAATTAGAACATACTACCTACCGTCATCCTTTATTTGACCGGGAAAGTCCGGTGGTTGTGGGTGGTGATTACATCACAACTGAGTCGGGTACTGGGTTGGTACATACTGCCCCTGGTCATGGTCAAGAAGACTACGTAGTAGGTCTGCGTTATGGTTTGCCAATTCTTGCACCTGTGGACGACAATGGCGATTTTACCCAGGAGGCGGGTGAGTTTGCGGGGTTGAATGTGTTGGGTGATGGCAATCAGGCGGTCATTGATGCGTTGACGGCCGCGGGTTCCCTGCTGAAGGAAGAAGCTTATGCACACAAGTATCCTTATGATTGGCGGACGAAAAAGCCGACAATTTTCCGGGCGACTGAACAGTGGTTTGCTTCGGTGGAAGGTTTCCGGGATGAGGCACTAAAGGCGATCGCTACTGTAAAATGGATACCAGCCCAAGGTGAAAATCGTATCACGCCGATGGTGGCGGAACGTTCTGATTGGTGTATTTCCCGTCAGCGTTCCTGGGGTGTGCCAATTCCGGTATTCTACGATGAGGAAACCGGCGAACCTCTGCTAAATGAGGAAACTATCAACTATGTACAAGCCATCATTGCCGAAAAAGGTTCTGATGCTTGGTGGGAGTTGTCGGTAGAGGAATTATTACCAGAGTCCTACAGAAATAATGGTCGGTCTTACCGCAGAGGTACAGACACAATGGACGTATGGTTTGATTCTGGTTCTTCTTGGGCTTCCGTAGTGAAGCAGCGTCCAGAGTTACGCTACCCGGCTGATATGTATTTGGAAGGTTCCGACCAACATCGCGGTTGGTTCCAGTCGAGTTTGTTGACTAGTGTGGCGGTAAATGGCATTGCACCTTACAAAACTGTATTAACTCATGGCTTTGTTTTGGATGAACAAGGACGGAAGATGAGTAAATCAGAAGGAAATGTAGTTGACCCAAAAATTCTCATTTCTGGGGGTAAAGACCAGAAGAAAGAACCCCCCTATGGTGCAGATGTTATGCGGTTGTGGGCATCTTCTGTAGATTACACTGGTGATGTGCGTTTGGGTGGCAATATCATCAAGCAACTCAACGATGTCAGAGGTAAAATTCGCAATACGGCGCGGTTCTTGCTGGGTAGTTTGCATGACTTTGACCCAGAAAAAAATGCTGTACAGTTTGAGGAAATGCCGCAGTTAGATAGATATATGCTGCACCGCATCCGTGAGGTGTTTCAAGAAGTGACGGAAGCTTTTGAAAGTTTCCAATTCTTCCGCTTTTTCCAAACGGTACAGAATTTCTGCGTGGTGGATTTATCCAACTTCTACTTAGATGTTGCCAAGGATAGACTATACATCAGCGCCCCTGATGCTTTCCGTCGCCGCAGTTGTCAGACAGTGATACACATTGCACTACAAAATTTAGCACGAGCGATCGCCCCTGTACTCTGTCACACTGCTGAAGATATCTGGCAATATCTCCCCTACAAAACACCATACAAATCAGTATTTGAAGCTGGTTGGGTGCAGGTAGAGAAAAAATGGCATAATCCAGAGTTGGCGGAATTTTGGCAACAATTACGCCAGTTACGCACCGATGTTAACAAGGTGTTAGAACAAGCTAGGGTAGAAAAAATGATTGGTTCTTCCCTAGAGGCGAAAGCTTTGATTTACGTCAAAGATGCCAACTCTCGCAACGCCATCGCCACTTTAAATCCTGAAGTTGGTAACGGCGTAGATGAACTGCGTTATTTATTCCTAACATCCCAAGTAGAATTATTAGATTCTGCTGACAAACTGCAAGATGGGAAATATACCTCCCAGTCTGATAACTGGGGAATTGGGGTAGTGAATGCAGAAGGGCAAAAATGCGATCGCTGTTGGAACTACTCCACCCATGTGGGAGAATCACAAGAGCATCCCCTACTCTGTGAACGCTGCGTTCCTGCCTTAGCTGGCGAGTTTTAG
- a CDS encoding response regulator, translated as MVSNNVLNEFKTCTQLQYNGQLIINSPKGQQWTFYYRLGRIVWATGGTHPFRRWRRLMAQHCPQIDVDKMQLRPQDISMSYWDYRLLEILYKKQKIQREQIHNIVDNTINELLFELAQQSNFVSISCERNQKVILETPMSFTSADVSMKQMLESWKNWSEAGLVNICPDLAPVICRPEQLQQQVSPSVYKNFVTLINGKSTLRDLAAKMKQNVLPVSRSLLPYVLKGIIELVELPDLPLAVVETLNKATSAQPTKSKVPVIACVDDSPQVCKLLEDIITANGMKFIKIQDAVQALPLLIQEKPDLIFLDLIMPVASGYEICTQLRRIPTFANTPVIILTGNDGLLDRVRAKVVGSTDFLTKPVAADRVMSVVRKYLPMQTTSPAKTGSHLEFCQ; from the coding sequence ATGGTATCAAATAACGTACTTAATGAATTTAAAACTTGTACCCAACTCCAATATAATGGACAGTTAATTATTAATAGTCCTAAAGGGCAGCAATGGACTTTCTATTATCGCTTGGGTAGGATAGTTTGGGCAACAGGAGGAACTCATCCTTTTCGTCGCTGGCGTAGACTCATGGCGCAACATTGCCCACAGATTGATGTTGATAAAATGCAGCTGCGCCCGCAAGATATCTCGATGAGTTACTGGGATTATCGCCTATTGGAAATTTTGTATAAAAAGCAGAAGATTCAACGGGAGCAAATTCATAACATTGTTGATAATACCATCAACGAACTTTTGTTTGAATTAGCCCAACAGAGTAATTTCGTCTCTATTAGTTGCGAACGTAACCAAAAAGTTATCCTAGAGACACCAATGAGTTTCACGAGTGCAGATGTGTCAATGAAACAGATGCTAGAATCGTGGAAAAATTGGTCAGAAGCAGGCTTGGTAAATATTTGTCCTGATTTAGCGCCAGTAATTTGCAGACCAGAACAACTCCAGCAACAGGTAAGTCCATCTGTCTATAAAAATTTTGTCACTTTAATTAATGGCAAATCCACATTGCGAGATTTGGCTGCCAAAATGAAGCAGAATGTTTTACCAGTCTCGCGTTCTTTGCTACCATACGTCCTTAAAGGAATCATCGAATTGGTGGAGTTGCCTGATTTACCTTTAGCTGTTGTAGAAACTCTCAATAAGGCGACCTCTGCACAACCTACAAAATCGAAGGTTCCGGTGATAGCCTGTGTAGATGATAGTCCACAGGTCTGTAAACTTCTGGAAGATATTATCACAGCCAATGGGATGAAATTCATCAAAATTCAAGATGCTGTACAGGCATTACCACTGCTGATTCAAGAGAAACCAGACTTGATCTTTTTAGATTTAATCATGCCAGTGGCTAGTGGTTATGAAATATGTACGCAATTGCGGCGAATTCCTACTTTTGCTAACACACCAGTAATTATCTTAACAGGTAATGATGGTCTTTTAGATCGAGTACGTGCTAAGGTCGTCGGTTCTACCGACTTTCTTACAAAACCAGTAGCAGCAGATAGGGTGATGAGTGTAGTCCGTAAATACTTACCTATGCAAACTACATCTCCTGCAAAAACCGGATCTCATTTAGAATTTTGCCAATAA
- a CDS encoding response regulator transcription factor, which produces MNTVLVIEDGLTDREILIRYLQQAGYSVISATSSEEAQEKLDVTQPDLIFLDVILPGKSGFEICRELKNNPKTSNIPVVFCSTKNSDVDKTWGNMLGAEAYLSKPINQEELTLTLKRLSR; this is translated from the coding sequence ATGAATACTGTGTTAGTTATCGAGGATGGTCTCACCGACCGCGAAATTCTTATTCGTTACTTACAACAAGCTGGATATTCTGTTATTAGTGCCACAAGCAGTGAAGAAGCCCAAGAAAAATTAGATGTAACTCAACCAGATTTAATATTTCTGGATGTAATTTTACCAGGTAAAAGTGGGTTTGAAATTTGTCGAGAACTGAAAAATAACCCAAAGACTAGCAATATTCCTGTAGTTTTCTGCTCTACCAAAAATAGTGATGTAGATAAAACTTGGGGAAATATGCTAGGGGCAGAAGCTTATCTTTCTAAACCTATCAATCAGGAAGAGTTAACCTTAACTCTCAAGAGACTTTCTAGATAA